The Quercus robur chromosome 7, dhQueRobu3.1, whole genome shotgun sequence genome has a segment encoding these proteins:
- the LOC126691683 gene encoding pentatricopeptide repeat-containing protein At5g42450, mitochondrial codes for MKPIIYRFSISQPIWRKTQSLAFSHLIETKKAHAHDFKLGTSAVQSSKAIPYHSESTAFLDARKLFDEVSDLSVVSATAIIGRFVRQHRYEEAIYLFSRMLVSNVRPNEFTFGTVIHSSTALGNFNIGKQLHACATKIGLHSNVFVGSALLDFYVKLSTIEEAQRAFEDTREPNVVSYTTLMGGYLKKERTEDAFRVFREMPVRNVVSWNAMIGGCSQIGHNEEAVNLFIEMLREGLMPNQSTFPCAISAAANIAALGMGRSFHACAVKFLDKLDLFVGNSLISFYAKCGSMEDSLLVFNKLSERNIVSWNAVICGYAQNGRGEEAVNFFKRMRDIGCKPNSVTLLGLLWACNHAGLIDEGYSYFNQARLEDPSMLMPEHYACMVDLLSRSGSFRQAEEFLCELPFDPGIGFWKALLGGCQIHSNTELGEFAARKILTLDPEDVASYVMLSNAHSAAGRWQSVSTIRREMKEKGMKRIPGSSWIEIKSKVHVFVTGDKRHQQKDEIYMVLRFCIEHLREVKASNFIEDELN; via the coding sequence ATGAAACCCATAATTTATAGATTCTCCATCTCTCAACCCATATGGAGAAAAACCCAGAGTCTAGCTTTTAGCCATCTCATTGAAACCAAGAAAGCTCATGCCCATGACTTTAAATTAGGTACCTCAGCTGTTCAATCGAGCAAAGCCATACCATATCACTCTGAATCAACCGCATTCTTGGATGCTCGTAAACTGTTTGACGAAGTGTCTGACTTGAGCGTGGTATCTGCCACGGCCATAATTGGCCGCTTTGTTCGCCAGCACCGGTATGAAGAGGCAATATATCTCTTCTCAAGGATGCTTGTGTCAAATGTTAGACCCAATGAATTCACATTTGGCACGGTAATTCACTCATCAACTGCACTAGGAAACTTTAATATAGGCAAGCAACTTCATGCTTGCGCAACAAAGATTGGCCTTCACTCAAATGTCTTTGTTGGTAGTGCGCTTTTAGATTTTTATGTCAAGCTGAGTACCATCGAGGAGGCTCAAAGAGCTTTTGAAGATACCCGTGAGCCGAATGTGGTATCTTACACAACTTTGATGGGTGGCTACCTGAAAAAGGAGAGGACTGAAGATGCTTTTCGGGTTTTCCGAGAGATGCCAGTGAGAAATGTTGTTTCGTGGAATGCTATGATTGGTGGGTGTAGCCAAATAGGCCACAATGAAGAGGCTGTCAATCTTTTTATTGAGATGCTTAGAGAAGGGTTGATGCCTAATCAATCTACTTTTCCTTGTGCTATTAGTGCAGCTGCCAATATAGCAGCACTAGGAATGGGCAGAAGTTTTCATGCTTGTGCTGTTAAGTTCTTGGATAAGCTCGATCTGTTTGTTGGCAACTCTCTTATTAGCTTTTATGCCAAATGTGGATCCATGGAAGATAGTCTCTTGGTATTCAATAAACTTTCCGAAAGAAATATTGTTTCTTGGAATGCTGTGATATGTGGTTATGCACAGAATGGTAGAGGAGAGGAAGCCGTGAACTTCTTTAAAAGGATGCGGGACATAGGTTGTAAACCTAATAGTGTTACACTTCTTGGCCTATTATGGGCTTGCAACCATGCTGGCCTTATTGATGAGGGTTACTCATATTTCAATCAAGCAAGACTTGAAGACCCTAGCATGCTAATGCCTGAACACTATGCTTGTATGGTTGACTTACTCTCCCGCTCTGGGAGCTTCAGACAAGCTGAGGAGTTTCTTTGTGAATTGCCATTTGATCCTGGAATTGGGTTTTGGAAAGCATTGCTTGGAGGCTGCCAGATTCACTCAAATACGGAATTGGGGGAGTTCGCAGCACGAAAAATCCTCACTTTGGATCCTGAAGACGTGGCATCATATGTAATGCTATCAAATGCACATTCTGCAGCTGGTAGATGGCAGAGTGTGTCAACAATAAGAAGAGAAATGAAGGAGAAGGGCATGAAGAGGATTCCAGGTAGCAGTTGGATTGAAATCAAAAGCAAAGTTCATGTCTTTGTAACTGGGGACAAAAGACATCAACAAAAGGATGAAATTTATATGGTCTTGAGGTTTTGTATTGAGCATTTAAGAGAGGTTAAAGCTTCCAATTTTATCGAAGATGAGTTGAATTAG
- the LOC126691682 gene encoding F-box protein At2g39490-like yields MEDRLDLISGLPFEILRRILSLLPLEEAVRTSTLSTVWKNLWTPFQVDVDFDTNQITNHEDCKRVIQVIGAILRSYYDCPEVWKLCLNFPESKKDLIVLATKGAENEVHFGFSKREKTSGKFKLKLEQTCQGFSNNPTKKASFSILKTLHLRSVSHLAKDLVSALFSNCQLLESLKIEKCVGLESLDIEAGNCLQNLVVLDCPDIVDLTISAPILKSFSYQGVLPQIHLVNTLNLVNVVLNLKDGLGNNEFDCEEILLLLASLKEVEILTISGWLLEWLCSAGVIFRCLRFQFNKLKELRWIDSLINRSKRDSLACFLNIAPILERLFIKIERANNCVPCPNFHQYWHEPHLWMDFATVESNTSQLDHLKVVTFLGFSIKEDQLLLMELLLKKASMLNSMSVILPTNRIWRVVKVSLHDQPKQASSNHQNQIAVLSPTKDFFFGFTEEIYGGHCPANANVKFCD; encoded by the exons ATGGAGGATAGGCTTGATTTGATCAGCGGCTTACCGTTTGAAATCCTCCGGCGCATCTTGTCGCTCCTCCCATTAGAAGAGGCAGTAAGAACTAGCACTCTTTCAACTGTCTGGAAGAACCTTTGGACACCATTTCAAGTAGATGTGGACTTCGATACAAACCAAATAACCAATCATGAAGATTGCAAGAGAGTAATTCAAGTCATCGGTGCAATATTAAGGTCTTATTATGACTGTCCAGAGGTATGGAAGTTGTGCCTTAACTTCCCGGAGAGCAAGAAAGATCTGATTGTCTTGGCTACAAAGGGAGCAGAAAATGAGGTTCATTTTGGGTTCtccaaaagagagaaaacaagtGGTAAGTTCAAGCTGAAATTGGAGCAAACTTGTCAGGGCTTTTCTAACAATCCCACAAAGAAAGCAAGCTTTTCTATTCTCAAAACCCTGCATCTCAGGTCAGTGTCCCACCTTGCCAAAGACTTGGTTTCGGCTTTGTTCTCCAATTGTCAGCTTCTTGAAAGTTTGAAGATTGAAAAGTGTGTTGGATTAGAAAGCCTTGATATAGAAGCAGGGAACTGTCTGCAGAACTTGGTGGTGTTGGATTGTCCAGATATTGTGGATCTCACTATCTCTGCACCAATCCTCAAGTCATTTAGTTATCAAGGAGTTCTTCCACAGATTCATTTGGTAAACACTTTAAACTTGGTCAACGTGGTGCTTAACTTGAAGGATGGACTTGGCAATAATGAGTTTGATTGTGAGGAAATCCTATTGCTTTTGGCCTCTCTCAAGGAAGTTGAGATTCTCACTATAAGCGGCTGGCTTCTTGAG TGGCTGTGTTCAGCAGGGGTGATCTTCAGGTGCCTCAGATTCCAATTCAACAAATTAAAGGAATTAAGGTGGATTGATTCTTTGATCAACAGGTCCAAGAGGGACTCATTGGCTTGCTTCCTAAACATAGCGCCTATCTTGGAAAGGTTGTTTATCAAA ATTGAACGTGCCAACAACTGTGTCCCCTGTCCTAATTTTCACCAATACTGGCATGAGCCTCACTTGTGGATGGATTTTGCAACCGTTGAGTCCAATACTTCACAACTTGATCACCTCAAAGTTGTTACGTTTCTGGGCTTTAGCATCAAAGAAGATCAACTACTACTAATGGAGCTTTTACTTAAGAAGGCAAGTATGCTAAACTCAATGTCTGTTATATTACCGACGAATCGAATATGGCGGGTTGTCAAGGTCTCTCTGCATGATCAGCCGAAGCAAGCATCATCGAACCACCAAAACCAGATTGCTGTTTTATCTCCGACCAAGGACTTCTTCTTTGGATTTACAGAAGAAATTTACGGTGGTCACTGTCCAGCAAATGCTAACGTCAAGTTTTGTGATTAG